A window of Elgaria multicarinata webbii isolate HBS135686 ecotype San Diego chromosome 2, rElgMul1.1.pri, whole genome shotgun sequence contains these coding sequences:
- the PNKD gene encoding probable hydrolase PNKD — protein sequence MAAACLRVPGLLSATVSRAAGLIVSFKTSVRSFHSSRRAFGELPSKSQPSEQVCEAEYIPTKKAKNPMKAVGIAWAIGFPCGIILFLLTKREVDKNRLKQLKIHQKIHASNKGEYKRERYRATSLATEELIETKN from the exons ATGGCGGCTGCCTGCCTTCGTGTGCCCG GCCTTCTTTCTGCCACTGTGAGCCGAGCTGCAGGCTTAATTGTGTCTTTCAAAACGTCGGTCAGATCGTTTCATAGTAGCCGCAGGGCTTTTGGAGAATTGCCCTCAAAGTCACAGCCTAGTGAACAGGTCTGTGAAGCAGAATATATCCCCACAAAGAAGGCCAAGAACCCCATGAAGGCAGTTGGCATTGCTTG GGCCATTGGTTTCCCTTGTGGCATCATCCTTTTCCTCCTCACTAAGCGAGAAGTGGACAAGAACCGTCTGAAGCAGCTGAAAATCCATCAAAAGATCCATGCATCCAACAAGGGAGAGTATAAAAGAGAACGATACAGGGCAACATCACTAGCAACAGAAGAACTTATAGAAACGAAAAACTAG